In Bacillota bacterium, one DNA window encodes the following:
- the groL gene encoding chaperonin GroEL (60 kDa chaperone family; promotes refolding of misfolded polypeptides especially under stressful conditions; forms two stacked rings of heptamers to form a barrel-shaped 14mer; ends can be capped by GroES; misfolded proteins enter the barrel where they are refolded when GroES binds) has protein sequence MPKQIVFDEEARRALERGINAAANTVKITLGPKGRNVVLEKKFGAPTITNDGVTIARDIELKDPYENMGAQLLKEVATKTNDVAGDGTTTAIVLGQAMVREGLRVVAAGANPMLVKRGIEKAVDKVVDQIRKVSKPVETHNQIQEVASISANDPEIGRMIADAMDKVGKEGVITVEEAKTLETTVEVVEGMQFDRGYLSPYFVTNTDTMEAVLEDPFILITDKKISAVNDLLPVLEKVLQRGKPLLVIADDVEGEALATLVVNKIRGTLQVCAVKAPGFGDRRKAMLEDIAILTGGQYLSEDLGIKLENVTPDMFGRAERVTVDKENTTIVRGAGDSQKIKDRIKAIRAQIEETTSDFDREKLQERLAKLAGGVAVINVGAATEVEMKEKKYRIEDALSATRAAVEEGIVPGGGCTYVHALKALEDLKGETRDEQTGIEIVARALEEPLRQIVTNAGLEGSVVVEKVKELPDTDGFDVMSLEYGNMFEKGIVDPTKVTRSALQNAASIAAMVLTTESLVADIPEKKESNQGGMPDMDM, from the coding sequence ATGCCCAAGCAGATCGTCTTCGACGAGGAGGCGCGGCGTGCCCTGGAGAGGGGCATCAACGCGGCGGCCAACACCGTCAAGATCACGCTCGGTCCCAAGGGGCGCAACGTCGTCCTCGAGAAGAAGTTCGGCGCGCCCACCATCACCAACGACGGCGTCACCATCGCCCGGGACATCGAGCTGAAGGATCCCTACGAGAACATGGGCGCCCAGCTGCTCAAGGAAGTCGCCACCAAGACGAACGACGTGGCCGGTGACGGCACCACCACCGCCATCGTCCTCGGCCAGGCGATGGTCCGCGAGGGCCTGCGGGTGGTGGCGGCCGGCGCCAACCCGATGCTGGTCAAGCGCGGCATCGAGAAGGCCGTGGACAAGGTGGTCGACCAGATCCGCAAGGTCTCCAAGCCGGTGGAGACCCACAACCAGATCCAGGAAGTGGCCTCCATCTCCGCCAACGACCCCGAGATCGGCCGGATGATCGCCGACGCCATGGACAAGGTGGGCAAGGAGGGCGTCATCACCGTCGAGGAGGCCAAGACGCTGGAGACCACCGTCGAGGTGGTCGAGGGCATGCAGTTCGACCGCGGCTACCTCTCGCCCTACTTCGTCACCAACACGGATACCATGGAGGCCGTCCTCGAGGATCCCTTCATCCTCATCACCGACAAGAAGATCAGCGCGGTCAACGACCTTCTGCCGGTGCTGGAGAAGGTGCTCCAGCGCGGCAAGCCGCTCCTGGTCATCGCCGACGACGTGGAGGGCGAGGCGCTGGCCACCCTGGTGGTCAACAAGATCCGCGGCACGCTCCAGGTCTGCGCGGTCAAGGCGCCCGGCTTCGGCGACCGGCGGAAGGCGATGCTGGAGGATATCGCCATCCTGACCGGCGGCCAGTACCTCTCGGAAGATCTGGGCATCAAGCTGGAGAACGTGACCCCCGACATGTTCGGCCGCGCCGAGCGCGTCACCGTCGACAAGGAGAACACCACCATCGTCCGGGGCGCCGGCGACTCCCAGAAGATCAAGGACCGCATCAAGGCCATCCGCGCCCAGATCGAGGAGACCACCTCGGACTTCGACCGCGAGAAGCTCCAGGAGCGCCTGGCCAAGCTGGCCGGCGGCGTCGCCGTGATCAACGTCGGCGCGGCCACCGAGGTGGAGATGAAGGAGAAGAAGTACCGCATCGAAGACGCGCTCTCCGCCACCCGCGCGGCGGTGGAGGAGGGCATCGTCCCCGGCGGCGGCTGCACCTACGTCCACGCCCTCAAGGCGCTGGAGGACCTGAAGGGCGAGACCCGCGACGAGCAGACCGGCATCGAGATCGTCGCCCGGGCGCTCGAGGAGCCGCTCCGCCAGATCGTCACCAACGCCGGGCTGGAGGGCTCCGTGGTGGTCGAGAAGGTCAAGGAGCTGCCCGACACCGACGGCTTCGATGTGATGAGCCTGGAGTACGGCAACATGTTCGAGAAGGGGATCGTCGACCCGACCAAGGTGACCCGCTCCGCGCTCCAGAACGCGGCCAGCATCGCCGCCATGGTCCTGACCACCGAGTCCCTGGTGGCCGACATTCCCGAGAAGAAGGAGAGCAACCAGGGCGGCATGCCCGACATGGACATGTAG
- a CDS encoding PAS domain S-box protein — protein sequence MIKGPRSLEESLERWNERAIQWIAFLAPVVFLGMLLEIFTDLRQVTGAWLARGVVLFILLVSSALFTSYVFGTLRRQSARLHANEERLRTFVDRSSDAIFIVDAGRRIVEMNPAGAMLTGRQPGDSSHGLLCSAVLGCEGPDGARTCGGECPIRTTLELGRRIPYQEAIIRRPDGRQVPVSLSASEVHQGEERYVALVLRDMTERKRLEDRVRSLLAQTERQRDRFEALYRLAGELAAVADLGRKLASVTEHLRGLAHADLAAFITVEAHPDGGTRLLWRATAGFQRAPVAPFEAEDLPARAQLARVPLAVADLQALAKLPESEFPLLHREGVRSALAIPMLSREHVIGVLLVARRELAPFDEEEQAFVGGFAAQAAIAWENSRLYQQVQNMAIVEERERIAREMHDGLAQTLGYLNLQFGLLENEAMESGAIDLSRRLAELQKVVKETYGDVRHSIFDLKTGPASQKRFSAILGEYLEDYRSMNGIETSLEGDPELLDELPDGAQVQAWRIVQEALANVRKHAQASRVQLSVEQGRGHLWLKITDDGIGFDVVRQNAKGHYGMSIMQERAESLGGFVDILSAPGQGTQVVLAVPISRPVEGDGRGAPHLAG from the coding sequence ATGATCAAGGGGCCGAGGTCGCTCGAGGAGTCGCTGGAGCGGTGGAACGAGAGGGCGATCCAGTGGATCGCCTTCCTGGCGCCGGTCGTCTTCCTCGGCATGTTGCTGGAGATCTTCACCGACCTGCGCCAGGTGACCGGCGCCTGGCTGGCGCGCGGCGTGGTCCTCTTCATCCTTCTGGTCAGCTCGGCGCTCTTCACGAGTTACGTCTTCGGCACCCTCCGCCGCCAGTCGGCCCGCCTCCACGCCAACGAGGAGCGGCTCCGCACCTTCGTCGACCGGTCGAGCGACGCCATCTTCATCGTCGACGCCGGCCGGCGCATCGTCGAGATGAACCCGGCCGGCGCCATGCTGACCGGCCGCCAGCCGGGGGACAGCAGCCACGGGTTGCTCTGCTCCGCCGTCCTCGGCTGCGAGGGCCCCGACGGAGCGCGGACCTGCGGCGGCGAGTGCCCGATCCGGACGACGCTGGAGCTGGGCCGGCGCATCCCCTACCAGGAGGCGATCATCCGCCGCCCGGACGGCCGCCAGGTCCCCGTCAGCCTCTCCGCCTCGGAGGTCCACCAGGGGGAGGAGCGGTACGTGGCGCTGGTCCTCCGCGACATGACCGAGAGGAAGCGGCTGGAGGACCGGGTCCGTTCCCTGCTCGCCCAGACCGAGCGCCAGCGCGACCGGTTCGAGGCGCTCTACCGGCTGGCGGGCGAGCTGGCCGCGGTGGCCGACCTGGGCCGCAAGCTGGCCAGCGTCACCGAGCACCTGCGCGGGCTGGCACACGCCGACCTGGCCGCCTTCATCACCGTCGAGGCCCATCCCGACGGCGGGACCCGCCTCCTCTGGCGGGCGACGGCCGGCTTCCAGCGCGCGCCGGTCGCGCCCTTCGAGGCCGAGGACCTGCCCGCCCGCGCGCAGCTGGCCCGGGTGCCGCTGGCGGTGGCGGACCTCCAGGCGCTGGCCAAGCTGCCGGAGAGCGAGTTCCCCCTGCTCCACCGGGAGGGGGTCCGCTCGGCGCTGGCCATCCCCATGCTCTCCCGGGAGCACGTGATCGGCGTCCTGCTGGTGGCGCGCCGCGAACTCGCGCCTTTCGACGAGGAGGAGCAGGCCTTCGTCGGCGGCTTCGCCGCCCAGGCGGCCATCGCCTGGGAGAACAGCCGGCTCTACCAGCAGGTGCAGAACATGGCGATCGTCGAAGAGCGGGAGCGGATCGCCCGCGAGATGCACGACGGGCTGGCGCAGACCCTCGGCTACCTCAACCTCCAGTTCGGCCTGCTGGAGAACGAGGCGATGGAGAGCGGCGCCATCGATCTCTCCCGCAGGCTGGCCGAGCTGCAGAAGGTGGTCAAGGAGACCTACGGCGACGTGCGCCACTCCATCTTCGACCTGAAGACCGGTCCGGCCAGCCAGAAGCGGTTCTCGGCCATCCTGGGCGAATACCTGGAAGACTACCGCTCGATGAACGGCATCGAGACGTCGCTGGAAGGCGATCCGGAACTGCTCGACGAACTGCCTGACGGCGCCCAGGTCCAGGCCTGGCGGATCGTGCAGGAGGCGCTGGCCAACGTGCGCAAGCACGCCCAGGCCTCCCGCGTCCAGCTGAGCGTGGAGCAGGGCCGCGGGCACCTCTGGCTGAAGATCACCGACGACGGGATCGGCTTCGACGTGGTCCGCCAGAACGCCAAGGGCCACTACGGCATGAGTATCATGCAGGAGCGGGCCGAGTCGCTGGGAGGCTTCGTCGACATCCTGTCGGCGCCGGGCCAGGGGACGCAGGTGGTCCTGGCGGTGCCGATCTCGCGCCCTGTGGAGGGGGATGGCCGTGGCGCACCGCATCTTGCTGGTTGA
- the groES gene encoding co-chaperone GroES codes for MRLRPLGDRIVVRVVEQEERTPSGIVLPDTAKEKPQEGEVLAVGKGAYLDNGQIRPLEVQVGQHVLFSKYSGTEVKIDGEEYLVLSERDVLAIVER; via the coding sequence CTGCGCCTGCGGCCGCTGGGCGATCGCATCGTGGTCCGCGTCGTCGAACAGGAGGAGCGGACTCCCAGCGGCATCGTCCTTCCTGACACCGCCAAGGAGAAGCCGCAGGAGGGCGAGGTCCTGGCGGTGGGCAAGGGAGCCTACCTCGACAACGGGCAGATCCGCCCCCTGGAGGTCCAGGTCGGCCAGCACGTGCTCTTCTCCAAGTATTCGGGCACCGAAGTGAAGATCGACGGCGAGGAGTACCTGGTCCTCTCCGAGCGGGACGTCCTCGCCATCGTCGAGCGCTGA
- the thiW gene encoding energy coupling factor transporter S component ThiW, translated as MSGRASSHGAGPRWGTRELVLMALMTGLGTLLSQFLIIPVGPAKVQPVQALVNVVGAVLYGPWGAVWVAAAISTLRNALGTGTLLAFPGSLFGAALAGAAWRRTRRLLPTALGELVGTGLIGALVAYPMVLLILRKPAGALALVAAFTPPSAVGAFLGLLVAGVLRRAGLVPGGPAGPEAGLPGAAARKTADPNDPNAREGRNPTR; from the coding sequence GTGAGCGGCCGCGCTTCCTCGCACGGCGCCGGGCCCCGCTGGGGGACGCGGGAGCTGGTGCTGATGGCGCTGATGACCGGGCTGGGCACGCTCCTCTCGCAGTTCCTGATCATCCCCGTCGGCCCGGCCAAGGTGCAGCCGGTCCAGGCGCTGGTCAACGTGGTCGGCGCCGTCCTCTACGGGCCCTGGGGCGCGGTCTGGGTGGCGGCGGCCATCTCCACGCTGCGGAACGCCCTGGGCACCGGCACCCTTCTCGCCTTTCCGGGAAGCCTCTTCGGCGCCGCCTTGGCGGGCGCCGCCTGGCGGCGGACGCGGCGGCTCCTCCCCACCGCCCTGGGCGAGCTGGTGGGGACCGGCCTGATCGGCGCCCTGGTCGCCTACCCCATGGTCCTCCTCATCCTCCGCAAGCCGGCCGGCGCCCTCGCCCTGGTCGCCGCCTTCACGCCGCCCTCCGCCGTCGGCGCCTTCCTGGGGCTGCTGGTGGCGGGGGTCCTGCGCCGGGCCGGCCTCGTCCCCGGCGGCCCGGCGGGGCCGGAGGCCGGCCTGCCGGGGGCGGCGGCCCGCAAGACCGCCGACCCCAACGATCCGAACGCCCGCGAAGGGAGGAACCCCACACGATGA
- a CDS encoding molybdopterin molybdotransferase MoeA translates to MAVGELIPLEEALERLRAELPEGALGAEAVGLEEASGRVLAEAVEAEEELPAFDRSTMDGFAVRAADVAAAAPGHPVRLRLAGEVRVGEPAGLSLDAGEAAAVPTGGALPAGADAVVPVEATRAEAGGVEILAAVAAGENVAARASDVRPGQALLPAGHRLRPQDCGLLAALGRLRVRVARRPAVAVLATGNEVVPADRRPAPGQIRDANSWSLVAALRADGLRAEYLGVTRDDEEAIRQTLASALGRFDAVLVSGGSSVGARDLTQGAVASLARVVVHGVAIKPGKPALFAVAGRKLLVGLPGHPVSALTIYRLMVRPLLRHLEGGLAAWPQPGLRARLAGPVRAPRERDAMISVRLEPPEAGGDAGGGPRLVARPLRTSSAHLSSLVLADGMIRVPRGAELEAGREVEVIPFD, encoded by the coding sequence ATGGCGGTGGGCGAGCTGATCCCGCTGGAGGAGGCGCTGGAGAGGCTCCGCGCCGAGCTGCCCGAGGGCGCGCTGGGCGCGGAGGCGGTGGGGCTGGAGGAGGCGTCGGGCCGCGTCCTGGCGGAGGCGGTGGAGGCGGAGGAAGAGCTGCCCGCCTTCGACCGCAGCACCATGGACGGCTTCGCGGTGCGCGCCGCCGACGTGGCCGCCGCAGCGCCCGGGCACCCGGTCCGCCTGCGCCTGGCGGGCGAGGTGCGCGTGGGCGAGCCGGCGGGCCTCTCGCTCGACGCCGGCGAGGCGGCCGCCGTCCCCACGGGCGGCGCGCTCCCCGCGGGCGCCGACGCCGTGGTGCCGGTGGAGGCGACGCGGGCGGAGGCGGGCGGGGTCGAGATCCTGGCGGCGGTGGCGGCGGGGGAGAACGTGGCCGCCCGCGCCAGCGACGTCCGCCCGGGCCAGGCGCTCCTGCCCGCGGGGCACCGGCTCCGGCCGCAGGACTGCGGCCTCCTGGCCGCTCTGGGCCGGCTGCGGGTGCGGGTGGCGCGCCGGCCGGCCGTCGCCGTGCTGGCCACGGGCAACGAGGTGGTGCCGGCCGACCGGCGTCCGGCGCCGGGCCAGATCCGCGACGCCAACTCCTGGTCGCTGGTGGCCGCCCTCCGGGCGGACGGGCTGCGGGCCGAGTACCTGGGCGTCACCCGCGACGACGAGGAAGCGATCCGCCAGACCCTCGCCAGCGCCCTGGGCCGTTTCGACGCGGTGCTGGTCTCCGGCGGCTCGTCGGTGGGCGCGCGCGACCTCACCCAGGGCGCCGTCGCCTCGCTGGCACGGGTGGTCGTCCACGGGGTGGCCATCAAGCCGGGCAAGCCGGCGCTCTTCGCCGTCGCCGGCAGGAAGCTGCTGGTGGGCCTCCCGGGCCACCCGGTCTCGGCCCTCACCATCTACCGGCTGATGGTGCGACCGCTCCTGCGACACCTGGAGGGCGGCCTCGCGGCCTGGCCGCAGCCGGGGCTCCGCGCGCGCCTGGCGGGGCCGGTGCGGGCGCCGCGGGAGCGGGACGCCATGATCTCGGTCCGGCTCGAGCCGCCGGAGGCCGGCGGGGACGCGGGCGGGGGGCCGCGCCTGGTGGCCAGGCCGCTCCGGACCAGCTCGGCCCACCTCTCCAGCCTGGTCCTGGCCGACGGCATGATCCGGGTGCCGCGCGGCGCCGAGCTGGAGGCGGGCCGGGAGGTGGAGGTGATCCCCTTTGACTGA
- a CDS encoding response regulator transcription factor, whose translation MAVAHRILLVDDHVLFRKGLSGLLASRPGLQVVGEVGNGEEAIAAVERLRPDLVLMDVNMPVMNGIEATRQIHRAHPEIPVVMLTVSDRDENLFEAIKAGAQGYLLKDLEPDELFRYIDGVFRGEAPISGTLARLILQEFARMPASSRREGPGASGRGGEGAGDGEEAEGLTDREREVLQLVASGATNREIAQRLIISENTVKIHIKHILDKLHVQNRVQAAAYAIEEGLVEPRDPERG comes from the coding sequence ATGGCCGTGGCGCACCGCATCTTGCTGGTTGATGATCACGTCCTCTTCCGCAAGGGGCTGTCCGGCCTCCTCGCCTCGCGGCCGGGCCTGCAGGTGGTGGGCGAGGTGGGCAACGGGGAGGAGGCCATCGCCGCCGTGGAGCGGCTCCGCCCCGACCTCGTCCTGATGGACGTCAACATGCCGGTGATGAACGGGATCGAGGCGACGCGGCAGATCCACCGCGCCCACCCGGAGATCCCGGTGGTGATGCTGACCGTCTCGGACCGGGACGAGAACCTCTTCGAGGCGATCAAGGCAGGCGCCCAGGGCTACCTGCTCAAGGACCTGGAGCCGGACGAGCTCTTCCGCTACATCGACGGGGTCTTTCGCGGCGAGGCGCCCATCTCCGGGACGCTGGCGCGGCTGATCCTGCAGGAGTTCGCGCGCATGCCCGCCTCCTCCCGCCGCGAGGGGCCGGGCGCGAGCGGGCGCGGCGGGGAGGGCGCCGGCGACGGCGAGGAGGCCGAGGGCCTGACCGACCGCGAGCGCGAGGTGCTCCAGCTGGTCGCCTCGGGCGCCACCAACCGCGAGATCGCCCAAAGGCTGATCATCTCCGAGAACACCGTGAAGATCCACATCAAGCACATCCTCGACAAGCTCCACGTGCAGAACCGCGTGCAGGCGGCCGCCTACGCCATCGAGGAAGGGCTGGTGGAACCGAGGGACCCGGAGCGCGGCTGA
- the moaC gene encoding cyclic pyranopterin monophosphate synthase MoaC — translation MVDVGAKPESERVAVARGGVRMRRETLERIASGRVPKGDVFAVARVAGILAAKRAGDLIPLCHPIPLTSVRVDLRGGPVAGTGTGGGPPEEGPGQDLAAVEIEAEVRTVGRTGVEMEALTAVTVAGLTVYDMCKAIDREMVLEEVRLVYKSGGRSGTFVRPGEPHPVPREAPGAGPAG, via the coding sequence ATGGTGGACGTGGGCGCAAAGCCCGAGAGCGAGCGCGTGGCCGTCGCCCGGGGAGGCGTGCGCATGCGCAGGGAGACGCTGGAGCGGATCGCCTCCGGCCGCGTCCCCAAGGGCGACGTCTTCGCCGTCGCCCGCGTCGCCGGCATTCTCGCCGCCAAGCGCGCGGGCGACCTGATCCCGCTCTGCCATCCGATCCCGCTCACCTCGGTCCGGGTCGACCTGCGCGGCGGACCCGTGGCCGGCACGGGCACGGGCGGCGGGCCGCCGGAGGAAGGCCCGGGCCAGGATCTGGCCGCGGTGGAGATCGAGGCGGAGGTGCGGACGGTGGGCCGGACGGGCGTCGAGATGGAGGCGCTCACCGCCGTCACCGTGGCCGGCCTCACCGTCTACGACATGTGCAAGGCGATCGACCGGGAGATGGTCCTGGAGGAGGTCCGGCTGGTCTACAAGAGCGGGGGGAGGAGCGGCACCTTCGTCCGGCCCGGAGAGCCGCATCCGGTCCCGCGGGAAGCGCCCGGGGCCGGGCCGGCCGGCTGA
- the thiM gene encoding hydroxyethylthiazole kinase, with protein MTGTSGDFPGDRRLAAEAARLLAELRRRRPLVHHITNLVVTHSTANLTLALGASPVMAYAVEEVAEMAASAQVLLLNIGTLTVPELEAALVAGRAANAAGVPVLLDPVGAGATRFRREACLRILGEVRVAAIRGNASEMATLAGRAAEQRGVDAAGTHGEAERAELAREVARRYGCVAAVTGARDWLSDGRRSIACDNGHPLLAQVTGTGCMASTAVASFLAVGDDPLRAAAAALGAFGLAAEWAAQGAAGPGSFEVALLDRVAALRPVDLEEGLRLAWAEAEAEAAGEGGR; from the coding sequence ATGACCGGCACGAGCGGCGACTTCCCGGGCGACCGGCGGCTGGCCGCCGAGGCGGCGCGGCTCCTCGCGGAGCTCCGCCGGCGCCGCCCCCTGGTCCACCACATCACCAACCTGGTGGTCACCCACTCCACCGCCAACCTGACGCTGGCGCTGGGCGCCTCGCCCGTCATGGCCTACGCGGTCGAGGAAGTGGCCGAGATGGCGGCCTCGGCGCAGGTCCTCCTCCTCAACATCGGCACGCTGACCGTGCCCGAGCTGGAGGCGGCGCTGGTGGCCGGGCGGGCGGCCAACGCCGCCGGCGTCCCCGTCCTCCTCGACCCGGTCGGCGCCGGGGCCACCCGTTTCCGCCGCGAGGCCTGCCTGCGCATCCTGGGGGAGGTGCGCGTCGCCGCCATCCGCGGGAACGCCAGCGAGATGGCCACCCTGGCCGGGCGGGCGGCCGAGCAGCGCGGCGTCGACGCGGCCGGCACCCACGGGGAGGCGGAGCGCGCCGAGCTGGCGCGCGAGGTGGCGCGGCGGTACGGCTGCGTGGCCGCCGTGACCGGCGCCCGCGACTGGCTGTCGGACGGGAGGCGGAGCATCGCCTGCGACAACGGTCACCCGCTCCTGGCGCAGGTGACCGGGACGGGGTGCATGGCCAGCACGGCCGTGGCCAGCTTCCTGGCGGTGGGCGACGATCCGCTGCGGGCGGCGGCCGCCGCCCTGGGCGCCTTCGGCCTGGCGGCCGAGTGGGCGGCGCAGGGCGCGGCGGGCCCGGGGAGCTTCGAGGTGGCGCTCCTCGACCGCGTCGCCGCGCTCCGCCCCGTCGACCTCGAGGAAGGGCTCCGCCTCGCCTGGGCCGAAGCCGAAGCCGAGGCCGCAGGGGAGGGGGGACGGTGA
- the thiE gene encoding thiamine phosphate synthase: protein MSGRAPAGEGRRKPDAATLARRLAVYVITDREQAERQGGRKLLDVCRAALEAGAGTLQLRGKGWSGRELYELGLALRRLTEEAGALFLVDDRVDVAQAVRADGVHVGQDDLPARVARAILGPGAIVGVSAATPEEARRAEADGADYVGAGSVWPTGSKADAGAPIGLEGLRAVVAATRLPVVAIGGVDAGRAREARAAGAAGVAVISAVMAAPDPARAVRELLAGTEGRR from the coding sequence GTGAGCGGCCGGGCGCCGGCAGGGGAGGGGCGCCGGAAGCCGGACGCCGCCACCCTGGCGCGAAGGCTGGCCGTCTACGTGATCACCGACCGCGAGCAGGCGGAGCGGCAGGGAGGGCGAAAGCTCCTGGACGTGTGCCGGGCGGCGCTCGAAGCCGGGGCGGGCACGCTCCAGCTCCGCGGCAAGGGGTGGTCGGGGCGCGAGCTGTACGAGCTGGGGCTGGCGCTCCGGCGCCTGACGGAGGAGGCGGGAGCGCTCTTCCTGGTGGACGACCGCGTCGACGTCGCCCAGGCGGTCCGCGCGGACGGGGTCCACGTCGGCCAGGACGACCTTCCCGCCCGCGTCGCCCGGGCGATCCTCGGCCCCGGCGCCATCGTCGGCGTCTCCGCCGCCACGCCCGAGGAGGCGCGCCGGGCCGAGGCGGACGGCGCCGACTACGTGGGCGCCGGCTCCGTCTGGCCGACCGGCAGCAAGGCCGACGCCGGCGCGCCCATCGGCCTGGAGGGGCTGCGCGCGGTGGTCGCCGCCACCCGTCTGCCGGTGGTGGCCATCGGCGGCGTCGACGCCGGGCGGGCGCGGGAGGCGCGCGCGGCGGGAGCCGCCGGCGTGGCGGTCATCTCGGCGGTGATGGCGGCTCCCGATCCGGCCCGGGCGGTCCGGGAGCTCCTGGCGGGCACGGAAGGGAGGCGGTAG
- the thiD gene encoding bifunctional hydroxymethylpyrimidine kinase/phosphomethylpyrimidine kinase, translated as YGMSALTAVVAENTVGVQRVVELEPAFVLEQIASAWDDVGVDALKTGMLANAAIVEAVAADLARRRARHLVVDPVMLAKGGEPLLAPDARRALTERLLPLAEVVTPNLPEAEALSGIRIAGEEDRREAARRIQALSGGWVVVKGGHAPWQPDRSVDLAYDGRDWLELEGERVETPHTHGTGCTFSAAIAAGLARGLDVPAALRLAKAFITAAIRGGARRPLGHGHGPTDPVAAARELGGIPPEVPPEAMEGAGGVPGGARP; from the coding sequence CTACGGCATGAGCGCGCTGACCGCCGTGGTGGCGGAGAACACGGTGGGCGTCCAGCGCGTGGTCGAGCTGGAGCCCGCCTTCGTCCTGGAGCAGATCGCGTCCGCCTGGGACGACGTGGGCGTCGACGCCCTGAAGACCGGGATGCTGGCCAACGCCGCCATCGTCGAGGCGGTGGCCGCCGACCTGGCCCGGCGCCGCGCCCGCCACCTGGTGGTCGATCCGGTGATGCTGGCCAAGGGCGGCGAGCCGCTCCTGGCCCCCGACGCCCGGCGGGCTCTGACGGAGCGGCTGCTGCCGCTGGCCGAGGTGGTGACGCCCAACCTGCCGGAGGCCGAGGCGCTGAGCGGCATCCGCATCGCCGGCGAAGAGGACCGGCGCGAGGCGGCGCGCCGCATCCAGGCGCTCTCCGGCGGCTGGGTGGTGGTCAAGGGCGGCCACGCGCCCTGGCAGCCGGACCGCTCCGTCGACCTCGCCTACGACGGCCGCGACTGGCTGGAGCTGGAGGGCGAGCGCGTCGAGACGCCCCACACCCACGGCACCGGCTGCACCTTCTCCGCCGCCATCGCCGCCGGCCTCGCCCGCGGCCTCGACGTGCCCGCCGCCCTCCGGCTGGCCAAGGCCTTCATCACCGCCGCCATCCGCGGCGGGGCCCGACGCCCGCTCGGCCACGGCCACGGGCCGACCGACCCGGTCGCCGCGGCGCGCGAGCTGGGGGGCATCCCGCCGGAGGTCCCGCCGGAGGCCATGGAGGGCGCGGGGGGCGTCCCGGGGGGTGCCAGGCCGTGA